The Palleronia sp. THAF1 genome window below encodes:
- a CDS encoding ABC transporter permease, which yields MADTPQIVEDERLKEEGIGAKLLRRPELGAIAGVILVTVFFLITADGAMFTLSGVMNFMTPAAQLGILAIGAAMLMIGGEFDLSIGSMVAFAGLIFGASVVTLGLPLILAIPLTMVVAACIGATNGTIVLKTGLPSFIVTLAFLFILRGASLVGLKIASGGSTQLRGVRDAVENDWLAPMFSGEAFEGLFLWLANAGLVETFNNGTPKVPGIPVEIIWFVVLALVATFILLRTPYGNWIFASGGDRNAASNSGVPVRRVKISLFMFAACCGALVAIITVMDSGSTDARRGFMKEFEAIIAAVIGGCLLTGGYGSAIGAFFGAIIFGMVTIGLTYTNFDQDWFQVFLGGMLLIAVLFNNYIRKRVTGER from the coding sequence ATGGCCGACACGCCGCAGATTGTCGAGGACGAAAGGCTGAAGGAAGAAGGGATCGGCGCGAAGCTTTTGCGCCGCCCGGAGCTGGGCGCAATCGCCGGCGTCATCCTAGTCACGGTCTTTTTTCTGATCACCGCCGACGGGGCCATGTTCACCCTGTCAGGCGTGATGAACTTCATGACCCCGGCGGCGCAGCTGGGCATTCTGGCCATTGGTGCGGCCATGCTGATGATCGGCGGGGAATTCGACCTGTCTATCGGCTCTATGGTGGCCTTCGCAGGTTTGATCTTCGGTGCAAGCGTCGTCACGCTTGGCCTTCCGCTGATCCTTGCGATCCCGCTGACGATGGTCGTGGCGGCCTGCATCGGCGCGACGAATGGCACGATCGTTCTGAAGACCGGCCTGCCATCGTTCATCGTGACGCTGGCCTTCCTGTTCATCTTGCGTGGCGCGTCGCTCGTCGGACTGAAGATCGCGTCCGGCGGCTCAACCCAGCTGCGCGGCGTCCGCGACGCGGTCGAGAATGACTGGCTTGCGCCGATGTTCTCTGGCGAGGCGTTCGAGGGGCTGTTCCTTTGGCTTGCTAACGCAGGACTGGTCGAGACGTTCAACAACGGCACCCCCAAAGTGCCGGGCATCCCGGTAGAGATCATTTGGTTCGTCGTCCTTGCGCTGGTCGCGACCTTCATCCTGCTGCGCACGCCCTACGGCAACTGGATCTTCGCCAGCGGTGGTGACCGCAACGCGGCGTCGAACTCAGGCGTGCCAGTGCGGCGCGTCAAGATCAGCCTGTTCATGTTCGCCGCCTGCTGCGGTGCGCTGGTCGCCATCATCACGGTGATGGACTCGGGCTCTACCGACGCACGGCGGGGCTTCATGAAGGAATTCGAGGCGATCATCGCCGCTGTGATCGGGGGCTGTCTGCTGACCGGCGGTTATGGTTCGGCCATTGGTGCTTTCTTCGGCGCGATCATCTTCGGCATGGTCACCATCGGCCTTACATACACGAACTTCGATCAGGACTGGTTCCAAGTGTTCCTTGGCGGAATGCTTTTGATCGCGGTTCTGTTCAACAACTACATCCGCAAGCGCGTAACGGGGGAGCGGTAA
- a CDS encoding sugar ABC transporter substrate-binding protein, protein MTKFIKTATVLAGMTIAAPALAQDIIVVAHGQANDPFWSVVKNGADMAAEHTGANVDFRSPETFDMVQMSQLIDAAVNQEPDGLVVSIPDADALGPSIERAVQAGIPVISMNSGSDVAADLGALLHVGQDEFTAGRVAGEALAEMGGTTAICVNQEVGNVALDLRCEGFTEGFGGDVEVIPTQNDPAEVQAKVQAALESNPDVDTVMGLGASLVGEPAIAAVEAVGRTGEVMVATFDLSAGFLEAVAEGNAAFAIDQQQFLQGYLPVVFLAMNAEYGLVPGGDVPSGPNLVTQDKAAQVVDLSSQGIR, encoded by the coding sequence ATGACCAAATTCATCAAAACGGCGACCGTACTCGCCGGCATGACTATCGCCGCACCCGCCTTGGCGCAGGACATCATCGTCGTCGCCCACGGTCAGGCCAACGATCCGTTCTGGTCGGTCGTCAAGAACGGCGCCGACATGGCCGCCGAGCACACGGGCGCCAACGTCGACTTCCGCTCGCCCGAAACCTTCGACATGGTCCAGATGAGCCAGTTGATCGACGCCGCCGTGAACCAAGAGCCCGACGGACTGGTCGTTTCGATTCCTGACGCTGACGCGCTTGGGCCGTCGATCGAGCGTGCGGTTCAGGCCGGTATTCCGGTCATTTCGATGAACTCCGGCTCTGATGTGGCCGCCGATCTTGGCGCTCTGCTGCACGTCGGTCAGGACGAGTTTACGGCCGGCCGCGTCGCTGGCGAAGCTCTGGCCGAAATGGGCGGCACCACCGCTATCTGCGTGAATCAGGAAGTCGGCAACGTCGCGCTCGACCTGCGGTGTGAGGGCTTCACTGAAGGCTTCGGCGGCGATGTCGAGGTGATCCCGACGCAGAACGATCCCGCCGAAGTGCAGGCGAAGGTTCAGGCCGCGTTGGAAAGCAACCCGGACGTCGACACCGTGATGGGTCTGGGCGCCAGCCTGGTGGGCGAGCCTGCCATCGCTGCCGTCGAAGCCGTGGGCCGCACCGGCGAGGTAATGGTCGCGACCTTCGATCTGTCTGCCGGGTTCCTGGAGGCCGTCGCAGAAGGCAACGCCGCTTTCGCCATCGACCAGCAGCAGTTCCTGCAGGGCTACCTGCCTGTCGTGTTCCTGGCGATGAACGCGGAATACGGTCTGGTGCCGGGCGGCGATGTGCCCTCGGGTCCGAACCTCGTGACACAGGACAAGGCGGCCCAGGTCGTCGATCTGTCCTCGCAGGGCATCCGTTAA
- a CDS encoding MurR/RpiR family transcriptional regulator: MQDASQGLPDAPDTVAEAMTRIDSLIETAPKRLRQSAVFTRRHLHLIAVSTVSEMARLAEVAPSAYMRFCQALGFSGYSEMQAVFRAQFTTFRPDYDTRLAALRTDFADDADSLLSDFAESGHKSLLSLNNSVASGQMARAAKMLAGANFIHVIGLRRAFAVAANMVYLLNKLDLAALQHTGIGSLDTPLNIRPDDVIFAITFAPFSQETVSLSQAGAANGARLIGLTDSESCPLSEFAELMLIARENEVGGFRALNAAITLSTALAVAAAAARQRD; this comes from the coding sequence ATGCAGGACGCTTCACAGGGCTTGCCGGACGCGCCCGACACCGTCGCAGAGGCGATGACGCGCATCGACTCGCTAATCGAGACGGCGCCGAAGCGGCTGCGGCAATCGGCGGTGTTCACCCGGCGGCATCTGCACTTGATCGCAGTTTCTACCGTGTCCGAGATGGCCCGGCTCGCAGAGGTCGCGCCGTCGGCCTACATGCGCTTTTGCCAGGCTCTGGGTTTCTCGGGCTACTCCGAGATGCAGGCCGTCTTTCGCGCTCAGTTCACGACGTTCCGCCCGGACTACGACACACGACTGGCAGCGTTACGCACGGACTTTGCGGACGACGCCGACTCGCTGTTGTCCGATTTTGCAGAATCGGGTCACAAGTCACTCTTATCACTGAATAACTCTGTTGCCTCCGGCCAAATGGCGCGGGCCGCCAAGATGCTGGCCGGGGCAAATTTCATCCATGTCATCGGTCTGCGTCGCGCTTTCGCGGTGGCGGCGAACATGGTCTACCTGCTGAACAAGCTGGATCTCGCCGCCCTTCAGCATACCGGTATCGGGTCGCTTGATACGCCGCTGAACATTCGCCCCGACGATGTGATTTTCGCCATCACCTTCGCCCCGTTTTCGCAAGAAACGGTGAGTCTGTCGCAGGCGGGGGCCGCGAATGGTGCGCGCCTAATAGGGTTGACCGATTCAGAGAGCTGCCCCTTGTCCGAGTTTGCCGAACTCATGCTGATTGCGCGCGAGAACGAGGTCGGCGGCTTTCGCGCGTTGAACGCAGCGATCACACTGAGCACGGCCCTTGCCGTGGCGGCCGCCGCAGCGCGACAGCGGGATTGA
- a CDS encoding Gfo/Idh/MocA family protein, translating into MALSLGLIGGGFMGKAHALAYRAAGAVFGDLPEVRLATFCDLPHDTAETLADQFGFAQATDDWQALIDDPIIDIVSITVPNALHKTIALAALAAGKHIHCEKPLSLTLPDAQEMEAAARKATGRTLVGYNYLHNPIVRLARRLIDEGEIGRPVHFRGWVDEDYQADPDLPWSWRARRADAGLGTLGDLGCHLVSMSNLMMGPIDSLVADTQIIHETRSLPDGSGEAPVENEDTASAIVRYASGAQGTLCSSRSAWGRKNKLDWEVHGTRGMITFSQERLNELQIYTADGPRDRQGFRTILAGPEHAPYGNFCPAPGHQLGFGDLKTIEVASLLRAIANGEEASPSFTDALAFESAIHAIDTSAREGRRVTL; encoded by the coding sequence ATGGCGCTTTCACTGGGACTAATCGGCGGCGGGTTCATGGGCAAGGCCCATGCGCTGGCCTATCGTGCCGCAGGTGCTGTGTTCGGTGATCTGCCAGAGGTGCGACTGGCTACGTTTTGCGACCTTCCCCATGACACGGCCGAAACACTGGCCGACCAATTCGGCTTTGCGCAGGCAACGGATGACTGGCAGGCGCTGATCGACGACCCAATTATCGACATCGTATCGATCACCGTACCGAACGCACTTCACAAGACCATTGCGCTGGCCGCCCTTGCCGCTGGCAAACATATTCATTGCGAGAAACCGCTATCCCTGACACTGCCCGACGCGCAGGAGATGGAGGCTGCGGCGAGAAAGGCCACGGGGCGGACGCTGGTTGGCTACAACTATCTGCACAATCCAATCGTGCGCCTTGCGCGGCGTTTGATCGACGAAGGCGAAATCGGTCGCCCCGTCCATTTCCGTGGCTGGGTCGACGAGGATTACCAGGCCGACCCAGATCTGCCTTGGTCCTGGCGCGCGCGCCGCGCCGACGCGGGGCTGGGCACTTTGGGCGATCTGGGGTGTCACCTTGTGTCGATGAGCAACCTGATGATGGGTCCCATCGACAGCCTTGTTGCAGATACGCAGATCATTCACGAAACGCGCAGTCTGCCCGACGGCTCGGGCGAAGCTCCCGTCGAGAACGAGGACACAGCATCGGCCATCGTGCGCTACGCAAGCGGTGCGCAAGGCACACTTTGCTCCTCTCGCTCGGCCTGGGGCCGCAAGAACAAGCTGGACTGGGAGGTCCATGGAACGCGCGGCATGATCACCTTCAGCCAGGAACGGTTGAACGAATTACAGATCTACACCGCGGATGGGCCAAGGGATCGGCAGGGGTTCCGTACCATCCTGGCCGGTCCGGAACACGCGCCTTACGGTAACTTCTGCCCCGCACCCGGCCATCAGTTGGGCTTCGGCGACCTGAAAACGATTGAGGTCGCTAGCCTTCTGCGCGCCATCGCCAATGGCGAAGAGGCATCGCCCAGTTTCACCGACGCGCTGGCTTTCGAGTCCGCGATCCATGCCATCGACACCTCCGCCCGAGAAGGGCGACGCGTCACGCTTTAA
- the iolG gene encoding inositol 2-dehydrogenase has product MKVALFGAGRIGKVHAASIRMDPRSDLVAVTDVMTDAAEVLAREYGIAARSADEILADDSIDAILIASSTNTHSDLIEAGVKAGKAIFCEKPIDLSLDRALSVREIAANHDKPMMMGFNRRFDPNFAALKKALDAGDVGKGELLSVTSYDPAPPPVSYIKVSGGLYRDMMIHDFDMCAFLFGMPKSVMAHGSCLVDPEIGEAGDVDTAVVVLTYADGRIATIRNSRRAPYGYDQRVEVLGAKGTIEAQNEIENTVVATTEAGRVAAKPVYFFLERYMRAYAIEWSAFVDACVDGADVPATIQDGVNALALAEAANRSLAEGRPVDVTADMTGA; this is encoded by the coding sequence ATGAAAGTCGCTCTCTTCGGCGCTGGCCGCATCGGCAAAGTTCACGCCGCCTCGATCCGGATGGACCCCAGGTCCGACCTTGTCGCCGTTACGGATGTGATGACCGACGCGGCCGAGGTGCTGGCCAGGGAATATGGCATCGCGGCCCGTTCGGCAGACGAGATCCTTGCCGACGACAGCATCGACGCGATTCTCATTGCGTCTTCGACCAACACCCATTCGGACTTGATCGAGGCGGGCGTGAAAGCAGGAAAGGCAATTTTCTGCGAGAAGCCCATCGATCTGTCGCTGGACCGCGCACTGAGCGTCCGCGAAATCGCCGCCAACCACGACAAGCCCATGATGATGGGCTTCAACCGCCGGTTCGATCCAAACTTTGCCGCCTTGAAAAAGGCTCTGGACGCTGGAGACGTTGGCAAGGGAGAGTTGCTCTCTGTCACCTCCTACGATCCAGCTCCGCCTCCGGTCAGCTACATCAAGGTATCCGGTGGCCTGTACCGCGACATGATGATCCACGACTTCGATATGTGCGCCTTCCTATTCGGGATGCCGAAATCGGTGATGGCTCACGGCTCTTGCCTGGTGGACCCCGAGATCGGCGAGGCCGGTGACGTGGATACTGCCGTGGTCGTGCTGACCTACGCCGACGGGCGCATCGCCACGATCCGCAACTCGCGCCGCGCCCCCTACGGATACGACCAGCGGGTCGAGGTGCTGGGCGCGAAAGGCACCATCGAGGCGCAGAACGAAATCGAGAACACCGTCGTTGCCACGACAGAAGCGGGCCGGGTCGCCGCCAAGCCGGTCTACTTCTTCCTGGAACGCTACATGCGGGCATACGCCATTGAATGGTCGGCTTTCGTGGATGCCTGTGTCGATGGCGCCGACGTGCCCGCAACGATCCAGGATGGCGTCAACGCCCTCGCACTGGCCGAAGCCGCGAACCGCTCGCTGGCCGAAGGCCGCCCGGTCGACGTGACCGCTGACATGACCGGAGCCTGA
- a CDS encoding TIM barrel protein translates to MPFTLAACAEMLWPDKPIEWRCARLHEMGFQVGLWNWPDHDLDKLEATGATFSIMNGYLEGRLADDQGAEMLLASARETAEVGKRLGVARLNLHGTGLGDGGRPKVAEVATPLKWIKARDTLNRICDLGEELGVVFTLENLNLPVDHAGVPFARAEETLVLVSAVDRPELRLNLDLYHAQIGEGNLIELCRACLPWIGEVQVADVPGRCEPGTGEINYPGVARALSEMGYAGPVGLEAWASGDPEAALTAFRTSFS, encoded by the coding sequence ATGCCCTTCACCCTTGCCGCTTGCGCCGAGATGCTGTGGCCTGACAAGCCAATCGAATGGCGTTGCGCGCGCCTGCACGAGATGGGGTTTCAGGTCGGGCTGTGGAACTGGCCCGACCATGATCTGGACAAGCTGGAAGCGACCGGCGCGACCTTTTCGATCATGAATGGCTATCTCGAAGGACGGCTGGCCGATGATCAGGGCGCGGAGATGCTACTTGCGTCTGCCCGCGAAACAGCGGAGGTCGGCAAGCGGCTGGGCGTTGCACGGCTGAATCTGCACGGCACCGGACTGGGCGATGGCGGCCGACCCAAGGTGGCGGAGGTTGCGACACCGCTGAAATGGATCAAGGCGCGGGATACGTTGAACCGGATCTGCGATCTGGGCGAAGAGTTGGGTGTTGTCTTCACGCTGGAAAACCTGAACTTGCCCGTCGATCACGCAGGCGTCCCCTTCGCGCGGGCCGAAGAGACGCTGGTCTTAGTGTCAGCGGTGGACCGGCCTGAACTTCGCTTGAACCTTGATCTTTACCACGCGCAAATCGGTGAGGGGAACCTGATTGAACTCTGCCGGGCTTGCCTTCCGTGGATCGGAGAGGTTCAGGTGGCAGATGTGCCGGGACGGTGCGAGCCGGGTACGGGCGAGATCAACTATCCCGGTGTCGCGCGGGCGCTATCCGAGATGGGTTACGCTGGCCCCGTTGGCTTGGAGGCTTGGGCATCCGGTGACCCCGAAGCGGCTTTGACAGCGTTCAGGACATCATTCAGCTGA
- a CDS encoding acyl-CoA synthetase produces MAHATLEDLKKIEAESAWADRDVPVTVWDQIEQTAGKFADRPALTYQLFSGPDDKAETLTWSQLKDQVAQAANLFRELGVGPEDRVAYLLPNCNEVNISYLAGMVAGVVNPINPLLEPEQIAAILRETNAKVLVTLRAFPKTDVAQKAAAAVADAPNVQHVLEVDLHRYLTGVKKLIVPLIRPKVEVTHNAKVQSFTKAVAAQPKSLKFDDPKTDRICTNFHTGGTTGMPKVAQHKYSGIIYNGWLGTELLFTEEDNLICPLPMFHVFAAVVVIGASISSGAHVVFPTPQGYRGDGVFDNFWKLCERHKITFMITVPTAASALMQRKVDADISKLQIAFCGSSPLPVELYKRFEEAAGVTICEGYGLTEATCLVSINPPDGTKKIGSVGLPFPYTDVKIYHDTDEGAKECPTDVVGEICVASPGVFVGNTYSEADKNKDLYHGDYLRTGDLGRIDADGYVWITGRAKDLIIRGGHNIDPAEIEEVLAGHEAVAMAGAIGQPDAHAGELPCAYVELVSGASVTSQELIDYAKDKINERAAWPKHIEILDEIPKTAVGKVFKPDLRRAAITRVYNGALAEAGLSAEVTSVTEDKKRGLIAHVTKTGNVDEAAVSRVLGDYTRPWEWAKQDA; encoded by the coding sequence ATGGCGCACGCGACGCTTGAAGACCTGAAGAAGATTGAAGCGGAATCGGCTTGGGCGGACCGTGACGTACCGGTTACCGTCTGGGATCAGATAGAACAGACCGCCGGAAAGTTCGCTGATCGACCCGCGCTGACCTACCAGCTGTTCTCTGGCCCCGACGACAAGGCCGAGACGCTGACGTGGTCGCAGCTGAAGGACCAGGTTGCGCAGGCCGCCAACCTTTTCCGTGAACTGGGCGTCGGACCTGAAGACCGGGTCGCCTACCTTCTGCCCAACTGCAACGAGGTGAACATCAGCTACCTTGCGGGCATGGTCGCGGGTGTCGTGAACCCGATCAACCCGCTGCTGGAACCCGAGCAGATCGCGGCCATCCTGCGCGAGACGAACGCCAAGGTGCTGGTCACCCTGCGCGCCTTTCCCAAGACGGATGTGGCCCAGAAAGCCGCCGCTGCCGTCGCCGATGCTCCCAACGTCCAGCATGTCCTAGAGGTCGACCTGCATCGCTACCTGACCGGCGTGAAGAAGCTGATCGTCCCGCTGATCCGTCCCAAGGTCGAGGTGACGCACAACGCAAAGGTCCAGTCCTTCACCAAGGCCGTCGCCGCGCAGCCGAAATCGCTGAAATTCGACGACCCAAAGACAGACCGCATCTGCACCAATTTCCACACCGGCGGCACCACGGGTATGCCCAAGGTCGCGCAGCACAAGTATTCGGGCATCATCTACAACGGTTGGCTGGGCACCGAACTTCTGTTCACCGAAGAAGACAACCTGATCTGCCCGCTGCCCATGTTCCACGTCTTCGCCGCCGTTGTCGTCATCGGCGCGTCCATCTCGTCCGGCGCGCATGTCGTCTTCCCCACACCGCAGGGCTACCGAGGCGACGGCGTCTTCGACAACTTCTGGAAGCTGTGCGAGCGTCACAAGATCACTTTCATGATCACCGTCCCCACCGCCGCATCGGCCCTGATGCAGCGCAAGGTGGATGCAGACATCTCGAAGCTGCAGATCGCGTTCTGTGGATCGTCGCCGCTGCCGGTCGAACTGTACAAGCGGTTCGAGGAAGCCGCCGGCGTCACCATCTGCGAGGGCTATGGGTTGACCGAAGCCACCTGCCTCGTGTCGATCAACCCGCCCGACGGCACGAAGAAGATCGGCTCTGTCGGGTTGCCGTTCCCCTACACGGACGTGAAGATCTACCACGACACCGACGAAGGCGCGAAGGAGTGCCCGACGGATGTTGTGGGCGAGATCTGCGTCGCTTCTCCGGGCGTTTTCGTCGGCAACACCTACTCGGAGGCCGACAAGAACAAGGACCTCTACCACGGCGACTATCTGCGCACGGGTGACTTGGGCCGCATCGACGCCGACGGCTACGTCTGGATCACGGGCCGCGCGAAGGACCTGATCATCCGCGGTGGCCACAACATCGACCCCGCCGAGATCGAAGAAGTGCTCGCCGGTCACGAGGCCGTCGCCATGGCCGGAGCCATCGGCCAACCCGACGCCCACGCGGGCGAACTGCCTTGCGCCTACGTGGAACTGGTTTCCGGCGCGTCTGTGACATCCCAAGAGTTGATCGACTACGCCAAGGACAAGATCAACGAGCGCGCCGCTTGGCCGAAGCATATCGAGATTCTTGACGAGATCCCGAAAACCGCCGTCGGCAAGGTCTTCAAACCCGACCTGCGCCGCGCCGCGATCACCCGCGTCTATAACGGCGCACTGGCCGAGGCTGGCTTGAGCGCCGAAGTCACATCCGTCACCGAAGACAAGAAGCGCGGGCTGATCGCCCATGTCACGAAGACCGGGAACGTCGATGAAGCCGCCGTCTCCCGCGTGCTGGGCGACTACACTCGGCCATGGGAATGGGCAAAACAAGACGCCTGA
- a CDS encoding ABC transporter transmembrane domain-containing protein, with translation MPPPPATEEREKSKRIGELAALWPFLARYRLMLAAALAALVLTACVTLVLPIAVRRVVDGFESSAVQMLDQYFGAFILIATLMAMGTGLRYYLVTRLGERVVADIRMAVFNRVIGLSPSFYERIMTGEVLSRITTDTTLILSVIGSSVSIALRNALILIGGLALLIYTSFKLSMLVLLLVPVVIVPIVVLGRRLRVLSRENQDWIAASSGNASEALSSVQTVQAFTHEALSQQAFGDVTERSFQSAKKRVGVRAVMTILVILLVFIGIVGVLWIGARDVRAGTMSVGELVQFVIYAVMVAGAVGALSEIWGELQRAAGATERLVELLTATDSVTDPEAPASLTEAKGAITFSGVQFAYPARLKTPALNGVSFDVKPGETIALVGPSGAGKSTVIQLLLRFYDPQSGRITLDGTDLADMDRAAFRKDIALVPQDPVIFAASARENIRFGRPDASDAEVEAAAVAAAAHEFLTALPEGYDTYVGERGVMLSGGQKQRIAIARAILRDAPVLLLDEATSALDAQSEHLVQQAVERLAQGRTTLVVAHRLATVKQADRILVFDDGRIVAQGTHDELVAQGGLYARLARLQFTAGLAAE, from the coding sequence GTGCCGCCACCCCCCGCAACAGAAGAACGCGAAAAGTCCAAACGCATCGGCGAACTGGCTGCCCTGTGGCCCTTCCTTGCGCGCTATCGTCTGATGCTGGCCGCCGCGCTCGCCGCACTGGTCCTGACCGCCTGTGTCACACTCGTCTTGCCCATCGCCGTGCGCCGCGTCGTGGACGGGTTCGAATCCAGCGCCGTGCAGATGCTGGACCAATATTTCGGCGCCTTCATCCTGATCGCCACCCTGATGGCGATGGGAACCGGCCTGCGCTACTACCTTGTCACCCGGCTGGGAGAGCGCGTTGTCGCCGACATTCGCATGGCCGTCTTCAACCGCGTCATCGGTCTGTCGCCATCGTTCTACGAGCGGATCATGACGGGCGAGGTTCTGTCGCGCATCACGACCGATACGACGCTGATCCTTTCTGTCATAGGCTCTTCCGTTTCCATCGCTTTGCGCAACGCGCTGATCCTGATCGGCGGACTGGCGCTGCTGATCTACACCTCGTTCAAGCTATCGATGCTGGTGCTGCTTCTGGTGCCCGTCGTCATCGTGCCGATCGTCGTGCTGGGCCGCCGCCTGCGTGTTCTGTCGCGCGAAAATCAGGATTGGATTGCCGCGTCCTCCGGCAATGCGTCCGAAGCCCTGTCTTCCGTTCAGACCGTGCAGGCCTTCACGCACGAAGCGCTATCGCAGCAAGCCTTCGGCGATGTGACCGAACGCAGCTTCCAATCCGCAAAGAAACGGGTCGGCGTGCGTGCCGTGATGACCATCCTCGTGATCCTGCTGGTGTTCATCGGCATCGTTGGCGTCCTATGGATCGGCGCGCGCGACGTGCGTGCGGGTACCATGAGCGTGGGCGAATTGGTGCAATTCGTCATCTACGCCGTGATGGTGGCCGGGGCCGTTGGTGCCTTGTCAGAGATCTGGGGAGAGTTGCAGCGCGCCGCCGGGGCCACCGAGCGGCTGGTCGAACTGCTGACCGCGACCGACAGTGTGACCGACCCCGAAGCACCCGCCTCTTTGACGGAAGCAAAAGGCGCAATCACGTTCAGTGGCGTGCAGTTTGCCTACCCCGCGCGCCTGAAAACCCCCGCTTTGAACGGCGTATCGTTCGATGTGAAACCGGGCGAGACCATCGCCCTCGTCGGCCCATCCGGCGCGGGTAAGTCCACCGTGATCCAACTGCTGCTGCGCTTCTACGATCCGCAATCGGGGAGAATCACGCTTGATGGCACCGACCTTGCAGACATGGACCGCGCCGCTTTCCGCAAAGACATCGCGCTGGTCCCGCAGGACCCGGTGATCTTCGCCGCCAGCGCGCGTGAGAATATTCGCTTCGGTCGCCCTGACGCAAGCGACGCCGAAGTAGAGGCCGCCGCCGTTGCCGCAGCCGCGCATGAGTTTCTGACCGCCCTGCCCGAAGGCTACGACACCTACGTGGGCGAGCGTGGCGTCATGCTGTCGGGTGGCCAGAAACAGCGCATCGCCATCGCCCGCGCGATCCTGCGCGACGCGCCCGTTCTGCTGCTGGACGAAGCCACCAGCGCGCTAGATGCCCAATCCGAGCATCTTGTGCAGCAGGCCGTCGAACGATTGGCGCAAGGCCGCACGACACTTGTCGTCGCGCACCGACTGGCCACCGTGAAGCAGGCCGACCGCATCCTTGTGTTCGACGACGGCCGCATCGTGGCACAGGGAACGCACGACGAACTGGTGGCGCAAGGCGGTCTATATGCCCGCCTCGCCCGCCTGCAATTCACCGCCGGGCTGGCTGCGGAATAA
- the dtd gene encoding D-aminoacyl-tRNA deacylase produces MRAVLQRVTDAQVRVDGELVGETGPGLLILVCAMQGDEQANADALATRIAKQRIFRDEDGRMNRSVVDIGGSALVISQFTLAADTSRGNRPGFSSAAPPNEGQALYEHFAKTLGEIVPVQTGRFGADMAVSLTNDGPVTIWIEA; encoded by the coding sequence ATGCGGGCAGTGCTTCAACGGGTGACGGATGCGCAGGTGCGCGTCGATGGTGAGCTTGTGGGAGAGACGGGGCCGGGCCTACTGATCCTTGTCTGCGCGATGCAGGGCGACGAACAGGCGAACGCCGACGCGCTGGCGACCCGGATCGCCAAGCAACGCATCTTTCGGGACGAGGACGGGCGTATGAACCGTTCGGTCGTCGACATAGGCGGCTCTGCCTTGGTTATCAGCCAGTTCACGCTGGCCGCTGACACCTCTCGCGGGAACCGTCCCGGCTTTTCATCCGCCGCCCCGCCGAACGAAGGCCAGGCGCTTTACGAACACTTCGCGAAGACGCTGGGAGAGATCGTGCCCGTCCAGACCGGACGCTTCGGTGCGGACATGGCCGTCAGCCTGACGAACGATGGACCGGTGACGATCTGGATCGAAGCCTGA